AGGAGAAATACTATAAGTCACAGTTTCAGTTCTTGTTTTAATTTCAGTTTTTGAGTAACCATACTCCATACTTACTTGTACACCTAATGTGAAAGTAAGAGGTATTTCATATTCAAGTTTAGTCTCCACACCTACATCGATAGAATGTGTAGTTTCATTTGTAGTAGTCTCTGCAACCGATTTAGAGAAAGTTGATGAAGTCAAATTTTGTGGTTTTCCGCTGTTATTAGCTAATTCATTTGTTCCCATATATAAATACTCATCTGCGACAATTGGTTCTTTGCGTTCTTTAATTGATAATATGATTTTATCTGCAGCTACAATAATTCCTGGATTGTAGTCATTATCATAGTCATTGTTTGTAAACTTATCTATTGTTTTAGTGTATGTGTCCTTACCAGTTTCGGGATTCCTGTAAGTAAGGAGATCAACTATCTCTTTGAGAACCTCATTATAATCTTTGTCTTTTGGTAATATTGTTCGTGTTTTTGCCATCTATACTCCCCCTTGTATTAGTAGTAAAAGTATAACTTATTATACTTGTTCTATTCTCAATGAGTCGATATATATCCCTGTATGTGATATGTATGAGAAAATTAATTCTGAATT
The nucleotide sequence above comes from Anaerocolumna cellulosilytica. Encoded proteins:
- a CDS encoding ETX/MTX2 family pore-forming toxin, translating into MAKTRTILPKDKDYNEVLKEIVDLLTYRNPETGKDTYTKTIDKFTNNDYDNDYNPGIIVAADKIILSIKERKEPIVADEYLYMGTNELANNSGKPQNLTSSTFSKSVAETTTNETTHSIDVGVETKLEYEIPLTFTLGVQVSMEYGYSKTEIKTRTETVTYSISPQTVLVGDGETAYVTAKLLAMTNTDGEVDLLATYSGTIILDYRSISTKKLMQKTIPLGDWVKDVLSYDDNRWLKEKLEYVSSDTAYVYGKGNYTANYGTKTIIDVQIRKNDTTKPVEQPLSNTSYSYEVIPDIVRE